Part of the Patagioenas fasciata isolate bPatFas1 chromosome 24, bPatFas1.hap1, whole genome shotgun sequence genome is shown below.
TGTGGCTGCCAACAGAAGATGCCAGGAGCGATCCCACTGCGTGTTTCCAGGGGGATCAAACATGCTCAGTCTTGCATGTGTCTTGTGTTCTCTGCCGCCCACGCATTCACACAGATTGCTCACCGTTAGCCTAACTCATCCTCACTCTGTTTCCTTTGTGCGTCCTACTCGCTGGTTTTACTCGACTGTATTGTGCCACCAGTGATTTGACAGAGACCAAAACACAGAGATGtttgaggaggagaagggaagacgGCAGAAAAAGATGAGGGCTAAAAGCTCTTGTCCCTCTCCAAAGAGAACAGCACAATTCCCTCTGATTTCAGCACTGAGCTGAGCAAAAGCAAGAGGAGCAGAAAGACTCAGGAGCACCGCAAAGGGAAGGATGGATTGGGAGAGGGTGGAAGCACGAGACTGATACCAAAATGGAGAATGAGAGGGAGGGGGTGGAAGCAGAAGCTGTGGCAACCCTGGcaaaggctgtgctgcagcatccAGAGTCGCCAGGGGAGAAGCGAGGGTTTTGAGCAGAGAAACTGGAAACCTCTGCTTCTTGTGCctgcccagctgctcccagctgttGCCACAGCCTGCCAAGCTCATCACACCCTCCAACATTCACACAACCACTCTGCGCCTGAGCACAACACGCTTTCAGCCAGTTCGTACCCTCCTCCACCACCGTGAGGTGGATCTTCCTGGAGCTTGTGAAGAGCGGTCGGTGGATCTCGAACTCAAACTCCCGGGTGATGTTACAGGTGTAGATACCCGAATCGTTCAAGGTCACGTTTAACACAGTAATGGATACATCCTGCATGTCTTTACTCCCATTCCACTGTATCCGACCGCTGAAGCGGCTTTGAAATTCATGGTTTGTTTTCCTGTACTCGTAGATCTGTGAGGAAATGTGAAGGGGCATTCTCATTAATCACCAACACGTATCTCAGACAACACCATCCCCTGGTTACACTCACGTCTGTTCTGGGCTATGGCTTCCTTAGTAACAGCAGCTACTCATATTCTATCATCCTTTACCTCAAAACCTCAGACTACTATATGAAagacagaaaatggaattatCTCCATCACAGACATCAAAAAACTAAAGCACAGAAAAACACAGACACATGTGGATGACAACATGAAAGATCAGCAATGGAACTGAAAGCCAGGATCCCGCTGTCTGCCTGCCTGTCGGTCACTGCACGAAAATCATCTTAACAAGGAACCACAGAATAAATAGAGCGAAGACAAACAGTCGTTTTCAGTATTGGGATATTCAGCTGGAAGGGAAGTGTTGCAGGATAAATATGTCATTGTGAAAATGGTACGTCAGAACAGAGCTTGGGTGGCTTTCACGGACCTGATCTCCTGCAGACTGCTGGCTGACCACAGTCCCCAGCATTAAATCGCCACCCCAGCTCAGTTCCGTTAACATTCTTTGGCTGCCATGGCAAACGTATCACCCATGTCACTGAACGTGAATTCCCAGCTCGCTTCTTATCCCGGTCCCTTCAGTTTTCAGACAGCAGGAGAATATTTGTCATCTTGCCTGCTCAATTGCAATGAAATGCAACCACTGATCTAATGCTTCACACCCATGTAAAATAGCTAAAAAGAAGCATGTGCACTCAGCTTATTCCCCTTTCTACCATTCTTTCCTGAAGTCCAGTTGTCCCATATCTGTATGATTCTTGTTTTCATTCAGTCTGAAAATGAATTTTACCTTTTGCCAACAGGGATCCAAACCAACTCACAGTCAGGATACCACCGCTGCTTTCCCTGAGGCTAAAAGAAGTAAATCCTGTCCTGCAGATTTATCAGAGCCAAATTTAACCTCCAAAAAACAGCTCTGGGATTTAGAAATGTCAAAAGAAGGGAGACTTAGTCAAGGGTACCAGGTTTTCCTTCTTGATTTCCTTCCATTCTAGACTTCCTGTATTCAAGGAATGGAATTGGGAACTGACATTCCTGTACGTACAACCCTGAATGTTTGAGCTCGACAGTACATTCTAGCTTTTCCTGCCACCAGTTCATGTGTGGAAATCAGCTAAGCAAGGAAAAGACACTTTAACAACTGCTCAGAATTGGTGTTGTCGAATCTCTGGGTGAAAATGCTACAAAATCATGCAGATCTGCAACTTAGAGCTGAACTCTCCTTCCCTTACACAGTCTTTTTTGGGATCCTGCTGTGTGACAACCTTACACTCTCATAGGTACCTTCTGGTTTCTCCCACATGGGTTCACTGGACCATGTCTCACAGTAAGACCTATGAAAACAAGGGCTCAGCTACCAAACATACATACAGGTTCATCTTTTCCGCCGTCTGGCCTGTAGAACCATTCCACCATCGTGCTGGCTGTCACCTCTTCCCTCTTCATGCAGGAGATGCAGAGTAGCTTCATGGAGTTGCCTTGGACGGCCTCTGTCTCGGACGGAACTTCAACACATACCGCACAACAAACACCAGCTggggagaaggagcagcagagaagacAGAGAAGTGTAAGACGAAATCAGAGAGACATCACTTACCCACATCTCAGCATTTATGATCACACCATCCCCAATGGAAAATCATTTGATTCATTACTAGCACCCTCTGACAACAGATAAGCCTCAAACGTTACATTTTACcaagcttccttctctgagacataaataattaataataattaacagAGGGTGATCACTTCATGCAGATTCACCTCTACAGCATCTGCTTTGCCACAACTTTAATTTTTCCCCGTCTAATTAATGCCACTTCAGAGGCATTGTTGCTCCTCTCCCGTGCATGCTGAGCatgctcctcttccagcagcaatTCCAGTCGGGTGGAGAGGAAGCCCGAACTGAGGCGTGCAGGGACAGCTCGCGCTTTGTGCTGAGTTCAAAGGCCTGGATGTTTTAACGTGGCAACGTGTTCAATCCCGACGGGGAGGATTCACCACCCTTCCTGTTTCTAGGTTTCATAAGCAGTACTGGGAAGCAAGGGACTTGGACTCGAGTAAATTATCAGCAGGAGGAGTTATTGATTTTACATGAATTCCCGTTCAAAACGCTTCTGCCCCGATCTGTGCCAACACTGGCAACTATGAAATTTTGCTCTCCCAAACCAGACAAACATCATTTGCTGTGAAGCGACATACTTGATAAAAAAAAGAATGCTTCAGCACGATATCTCAGACTAAATCCCTGCTGACACTTGTCCCCTGGGCTAAACAATACCGCGTTCTGTCTGTCCAAACCGGTCTCCAAAGCCTAGAGTTCAGCTCACTGAAGATGCTGACTTTGCTGGCtgcttcctcctccccagcatctGAAATACCATTAACCCGTTCTCTCAAGCACTGTATTATCCTGGGACCTATCCTGGAAATAGTCAGATTCCAACCCTCCCGTACTACCAGCTCCATGGGTAACATCAGCTTTCTGGGAGAAATAAGGAAGAAGCTACTGTATCATGCTTTATTCTGGTTAAATTAGATATGTACATGCAGATTTGCACCCACACACAGAGCTGTAGGTATACGTGCAGATTGAAGGGAGCTGTATTGGCAAAACTAACCAACCTTTTCTTAGTTGCAGAACAAAACCTGTAATAATCGCACTAAAATTATTTACTTCACTTTATATAGACTCCATGTAAAACTGGCACTACCATGCACTGCTGAACGGTTTGCACATCCTCCCTGAGGCAACTAAACGTTAAATTACATTGCAAATTTCAAAACAATAGTAAACAGGAAACAGTAAAGAACTTGTGGGCATATTTTAAAGCACATGCTTTGTGCCTTAAGTCTACTTAGCCGTAATGTATTTTCTCTGCCCATATTAACTCCATTACATTCATACTAACTCTGCATGCATatcatttccttctcctcctgtgaACAAAAAAGCCACTTCAGAGGCTGGTCTTCATGCCAGTGTTAAGGGAAAGCGGTGCTTTAGAGAAGCACCTCTCCTACAAGAGGCAAGCACCAGATTTGGTTGAGAACCTGACCGGTGACAACATGGAATGGAAGCACCTACCCCAGACCACCAACACGACTGAAGACACGCAAACCAGCCTTGGCAGCGCAGCCATTGTTCTGAGCCAGGAGCAAATCCCAACCTAGAAAGCGGCTTTTTCGGAAGACGCTGCTGCTCCCCTCCTCGCTGTGTGGACCTGGCGCAACAGGATGCCTCGGGCTGTTCCGCGCTCGCTGCGTCGGATCTGCCGGCGAGAAGGAGCCGAGGGTGGGCGGCAGCCGGGGCTGGGTGGGAGCGGAGGGTGCCCGGGATCCacaagggctgggctgggctccggGGAGGGCGGCAGCACCACGGACAGGGCCCGGACAGCGCCCGTTTTGCTCCGCGCTCCCCCGGGCGCGGCCGCCGGCTCCGCCGGGCACCGACCGGGCGGCTCCGGGCGCGGAGCAGCAGGTGGCTCAgcccggggctggggggcggcAGCCGGCGGCCCTTTGTTCTCCGGCCCGGCCGGGGGGAGCGCGCATCGCTGCGCGGGGGCGCAGCTTCCCGGGTGCGCggagcccggcccagcccgggcgGGGGGCCCGGCCCACGGCGGGCATGCGCGGCCGCCTCCCTGCGCCCTCCCCCGGGCTCCTCCCGGCAGCCGTGAAGGGGTCGGGGCTCGGCTGTCCCGGCTCCTTCGGGTCAGCCCTCGGGCATTCCCGGCCGCACAGACCtggcggagctggagaggggtgTGAGCACCATCCGTCCAGCCTGCAGAATAAAGCCCAGGGGGGAGAGCGGGGAGAGTTATCCGTGCGGGGTCACAGACAGGCCTCCACCTCTAATGAGTTTAATACTACCATTTGCACAGCTCTGAAGGTCACAGCTGGAAATACTGGGAAATCCTCTCTCATGTTCTGTCTGATTCCCGGGAGTTTAATGCCAGCAGCAGGCTGGGCTTTCTCTTCTTGGACTGGGGCCACCGTGCCCTGAAGGGCTTCTCCAACTTTGAAGGTCACAGTGGACAGAGAGGGAGAAATGAAGTGCTTGTTAAATGCGCTCTCTCTTTTTAAAGCATCTGCTCCGACGGCAGCTCAATAAACAGCACAATCTATTGAATTAAACCTGACCAACCCCATCAGAGAACAACACGCAAGCGACCTGCAGTGCCAAACCTCAGAGCGCAGACGGCGAGACCCACCCAAACAGGGAAATTCGCAGCCATCCGAAAGCATCAGCTCCCGGCCCTTCAGCTGCACACAGCGTCCGGCTGGGCACCCCACGGCCAGTGCCAGTCACCCCATGGCTGGTGCTCATCACCCCATGGCCGGTGCTGGTCACCCCATGGCCAGTGCCGCTCACCACTGCAGCTCCGCAGCCTCCCAGCACCGCGGGCTCGCTGCTGAGGGCACACACACGCAGGTGGTCCCTACGCTGCTTAGGCAAAGCAGGCACAGAAGAAAGACAGCCAACGTTTTTCCTAGAGATCATCAGATCATGTTTGTACCAGCGAGCTGCATCCAGCATCTGCCAACAACCACACATGGAGTAAGTGTCTCCACGTCACCCTTTGCAGCCCCTGCTGTGACAAGTCCAAGTAATGCCTAGCTAAGGATACCTTCCTAATTCCCTGTTCTGCCTCACTTTACTGACTGGACAGTTACTCTGTGacctctggaatattgtgtccagttctgggcccctcaattcaagaaggacagggaactgctggagagggtccagcgtagggcaacaaagatgattaagggagtggagcatctcccttatgaagaaaggctgagggagctggggctctttagtttggagaagaggagactgaggggtgaccttattaatgtttataaatatataaagggtgagtgccacgaggatggagtcaggctcttctcagtggcaaacaatgataggacaaggggcaatgggatcaagctggaacacaagaggttctacttaaatttgagaaagaacttcttctcagtgagggtaacagagcactggaacaggctacccagggaggttgtggagtctccttccctggagacattcaaagcccgcctggacacattcctgtgcgacctcacctaggcgatcctgctccagcagggggattggactagatgatcttttgaggtcccttccaatcccaaacatactgtgatactgtgatactgtgaaatattaCAGTAACCAAATCATAAAATCTGACTTTTCTCTGCAGGAAGACAAAATGGCAGCCGTGATACCCAGAGATGATGGAAGGACATGAAGCCTTTTGCacttttctcattgccccttgcTATAATCACAACCCAACAAAAGGAAGGACAGGCTAAGCCACAGGATTTGCTCCTAACTCTTCTGGAACAATCCAGCCTGTGCATGGCAGATGAGCGCTGTGGGTGGGTTTTTTATAGACACAGGAACTACTGGACAATGTCCCTGGCTCTCTCATTTGGCAACCACCTGTTTCATGAAGAACAGTGGAAATCACATCTCTTCTCAGGAAGCCAAGCGTGCTGCCAGAGAACACAGAGCACGGATGAGCAGAGCTGCGCTGTTTGTGCTACGGCTGCTCTAATTACATCTATTATGGAGAGAATATGCCAGGGAGGAGAGCGAGGGGCTGAGAGGATtaagaggaggcagcagctctacCTCTGTTGGCAGTTGCTGGCTGACCCTTCGTccttcccagcacagccctggtagaaacaaacctttttctcctttaacCCCAGGCACTCCAGAACTACCCTGCCAACCCATTTAAACCACACTGACAAACATCCTAAAAAAGTAATGAGTCGTCCCTCAGAACTGCTCGTGTACAGACCTCATGCACTTCATGCTAGACCAGTCTTCTAGCTGCTATTTAAACAAGGGAAACTGGACCCAGAGGTGAAACTGGGCTTGGATTTGGGTGGATTGTAACGCAAAAAACCACAGGCCAGGGAAGCAAATGGAGAtcacaccctctcccccagctCTGGAGAAGTTTGCTCTTCACCCAGGGCATGCTTCATGTACTACAGACAAAACAAGGGTGATGTGAAATAAATAAGTGTAGTCAGTCCAGTTTATTAAACTGCCAGAACCCGTTGGGTTTTTAGAATAAAAAGATATATAATCTCATTCTTGCTATGACCTTGGCTTAGCTGGGAACTACTCCAGTGCC
Proteins encoded:
- the SCN3B gene encoding sodium channel regulatory subunit beta-3, whose translation is MAALPRLVCVSSVVLVVWAGVCCAVCVEVPSETEAVQGNSMKLLCISCMKREEVTASTMVEWFYRPDGGKDEPIYEYRKTNHEFQSRFSGRIQWNGSKDMQDVSITVLNVTLNDSGIYTCNITREFEFEIHRPLFTSSRKIHLTVVEEAGEDFTSVISEIMMYILLVFLTLWLLIEMVYCYRKVSKAEEAAQENATDYLAIPSENKENCAVPVEE